In Serinus canaria isolate serCan28SL12 chromosome 5, serCan2020, whole genome shotgun sequence, the following proteins share a genomic window:
- the LOC108964007 gene encoding uncharacterized protein LOC108964007, with translation MGSHVSTKEKAQVSAEEKAVVKAWTIMLGRRGIKYDKKALCTFLQWCRNHGVDVTIEAAFIVKNWERAGELILESASGGDETAKNIMTTWSLVLDTLKLLKLEQNAKTAAEARQAPPAKTPSDSGAHEGAPGGGGATSSFRVERTGKKLEGKQLSSAPTISATPPAPCAPAPQRPAPPVTTKPLSPPLPMDDQSDDKLLPVAPSVLDRPSHKLGMERAARSRAALGAESSSRELPAAGAAGRRIPSCPQPKPERPKEPPLLVGLWDPNRGDPNCCPTAGPQEDLFTMQPVSATISGYDRVRCHCGKLKALASGDLELTEQLSVPMPGLFLGGQETVSGTTGATIAAYNPVRFWQFMKLMALTSGDYEAAERISVPTFPMSSDDQGLQNNWTVSYLQVIFNVLSQLRQLATQHGLGSPVVTRMLRLLAEYEMTPFDIKQIAGLLCTPMEYMVFESTWQRYVEKQGLRNLAVLQQDPCFGAGVPQLLGLPSINNPQLQARLNPLILAQAKDLGIQALMEVGKMALVTPTQSCAKIKQGPKEPYRQFIERLKDAMEKQIANDEAKNLLIRALARSNANEDCKKAIDLLPRRNPSLDEMIDACAEVGTVSYEMTLLVSSLAAALLPKCYGCGQLGHMKANCPRRYQSWGTHQRQRAMPLVGSCYRCGKPGHFAKQCWSKFHANGQPLSGQGNRNKSAKGKCFQT, from the coding sequence ATGGGATCTCATGTGTCAACCAAAGAAAAAGCTCAAGtgtcagcagaagaaaaagctgtaGTGAAAGCGTGGACCATTATGTTGGGCCGTCGAGGGATAAAATATGATAAGAAAGCTCTGTGTACTTTCTTGCAGTGGTGTAGGAACCATGGGGTAGATGTCACCATAGAAGCTGCATTTATTGTTAAAAACTGGGAACGGGCTGGTGAATTGATTTTAGAATCAGCCTCTGGAGGCGATGAGACTGCTAAAAATATTATGACTACCTGGAGTCTGGTGCTGGATACTTTGAAACTGCTGAAACTTGagcaaaatgcaaaaacagCCGCTGAGGCACGACAGGCTCCACCTGCCAAGACACCCAGTGATAGTGGAGCTCATGAGGGAGCGCCTGGGGGAGGAGGTGCCACATCGAGTTTTCGGGTGGAAAGGACGGGCAAAAAGCTAGAAGGGAAGCAGCTGTCATCTGCACCTACCATCTCTGCAACTCCGCCTGCGCCGTGTGCACCTGCACCCCAGCGTCCTGCACCCCCAGTTACCACAAAGCCATTGTCTCCTCCTCTTCCTATGGATGACCAGAGTGATGATAAACTTCTGCCCGTGGCCCCTTCAGTTCTTGATAGGCCCAGTCACAAGCTGGGCATGgaaagagcagccaggagccGAGCGGCGCTTGGTGCTGAGAGttccagcagggagctgccagcagctggagcggCGGGACGCCGCATCCCATCGTGTCCACAGCCAAAGCCTGAGAGGCCCAAGGAACCCCCTCTATTAGTAGGTTTGTGGGATCCTAACAGGGGAGACCCAAATTGTTGCCCCACAGCTGGCCCTCAGGAGGATCTTTTCACCATGCAGCCAGTGTCAGCTACTATCTCAGGATATGACCGGGTTAGATGTCACTGTGGGAAATTAAAGGCTCTTGCTAGTGGGGATCTTGAACTTACTGAACAACTTTCTGTACCAATGCCTGGGCTGTTCTTGGGTGGCCAAGAGACTGTGAGTGGGACGACTGGGGCTACTATCGCAGCATACAATCCAGTTCGATTTTGGCAATTTATGAAATTAATGGCACTTACTAGTGGAGATTATGAAGCCGCTGAACGAATTTCTGTACCTACATTCCCTATGTCCTCGGATGACCAAGGGCTGCAAAACAATTGGACTGTGTCCTATCTACAAGTCATCTTTAATGTTCTCTCCCAGTTACGCCAGCTAGCCACCCAACATGGACTGGGGTCTCCGGTTGTAACAAGGATGTTAAGGCTTCTAGCTGAATATGAAATGACACCCTTTGATATCAAGCAAATAGCAGGGTTGCTCTGTACCCCGATGGAATACATGGTGTTTGAGTCCACCTGGCAGCGATATGTGGAAAAGCAAGGGCTGCGTAATTtagcagtgctgcagcaagaTCCATGCTTTGGGGCAGGGGTCCCTCAACTTCTGGGATTGCCTTCCATAAATAACCCACAGTTGCAAGCGCGCCTAAATCCTTTGATATTGGCACAGGCAAAAGATTTAGGAATTCAGGCCCTGATGGAAGTTGGAAAAATGGCATTGGTAACACCAACTCAGAGTTGTGCAAAAATTAAGCAGGGCCCCAAAGAGCCTTATAGGCAATTTATAGAACGATTAAAAGATGCAATGGAAAAGCAAATAGCAAATGATGAAGCAAAAAATCTGTTGATACGGGCATTGGCACGAAGCAATGCAAATGAAGACTGCAAGAAAGCTATAGACCTATTACCAAGAAGAAATCCATCCTTAGATGAGATGATTGATGCATGTGCTGAAGTTGGAACTGTATCTTATGAAATGACTTTGTTAGTTAGTTctttggcagctgctctgttACCCAAATGCTATGGATGTGGGCAGCTAGGCCACATGAAAGCAAATTGTCCCCGTAGGTACCAGTCATGGGGGACACACCAGAGACAGAGAGCTATGCCTTTAGTGGGAAGCTGTTACCGATGCGGAAAACCCGGTCATTTTGCCAAGCAATGCTGGTCTAAATTCCATGCTAACGGACAACCTCTTAGTGGGCAGGGAAACAGGAACAAGAGCGCCAAAGGGAAATGCTTTCAGACATGA